From the Lathyrus oleraceus cultivar Zhongwan6 chromosome 4, CAAS_Psat_ZW6_1.0, whole genome shotgun sequence genome, one window contains:
- the LOC127076097 gene encoding uncharacterized protein LOC127076097: MSSSSSSSMSALKLKTVSEANPNDAAKKAETVDLGNGSDVVFIQRLIPSEQSWKWFHYLDNHIPWTRPTIRVFGKSFLQPRDTCYVASSGLTELSYSGYQPHAYSWDDYPPLKDILDAIAMLKNSCKTAIKELKHWMTPEKVQTSLTTFPASAEIVSEPLGVVLVISAWNYPFLLSLDPVIGAIAAGNAVVLKPSEIAPATSALLANALCCPCCSEHVRVSVDMLKRRENS, from the exons ATGTCCTCGTCGTCGTCATCATCAATGAGCGCCTTGAAGCTAAAGACGGTGTCAGAAGCAAACCCTAACGACGCCGCGAAGAAGGCTGAGACGGTGGATCTCGGAAACGGAAGCGACGTCGTTTTCATTCAGAGGTTAATACCTTCCGAACAATCATGGAAATGGTTCCATTACCTCGACAACCACATCCCATGGACCAGACCCACCATTCGCGTCTTCGGTAAATCGTTCCTCCAG CCTCGAGACACTTGTTATGTTGCATCTTCAGGATTGACTGAGTTGAGTTACAGTGGATACCAGCCACATGCATATTCATGGGATGATTATCCACCGCTTAAAGACATCTTGGATGCT ATTGCTATGTTGAAAAACTCGTGTAAAACTGCAATCAAGGAATTGAAGCATTGGATGACTCCGGAAAAG GTCCAAACATCCCTCACTACATTTCCTGCTTCAGCTGAAATAGTGTCTGAACCACTCGGAGTTGTGTTGGTCATTTCTGCATGGAACTATCCATTTT TGCTGTCACTTGATCCAGTTATTGGAGCTATTGCAGCCGGTAATGCTGTCGTCTTAAAACCATCAGAAATTGCTCCAGCCACATCAGCATTGCTTGCAAATGCTTTGTGTTGTCCTTGTTGTTCTGAACACGTAAGAGTGAGTGTGGATATGTTAAAGAGGAGAGAGAACTCATAG
- the LOC127137953 gene encoding WAT1-related protein At1g68170, with the protein MIFSDFLFGKAKLMGTLSGIGGAMILTLYEGKRLFNLSLHIDLLQNATSTTHHSPAGSHVWGLMLALGTALSFSLWFITQSKMSQNFPWHYSIAALTSIMGAIQSFIYAICTERDWSQWKLDWNLRLLTAASAGILASGVCFVLLAWCVGMKGPLYVSAFNPLMLVLVAFISSFVLNEYITVGSLTGAALIVCGLYMLLWGKSKEARKMDNMNGIASENVYWIPDTPDSIPANASHHVGVGACGSGNQW; encoded by the exons ATGATTTTCAGTGATTTTTT GTTTGGGAAAGCGAAGTTGATGGGAACATTAAGTGGAATTGGTGGTGCAATGATCCTAACTTTATATGAAGGCAAAAGATTATTTAACTTATCATTGCACATTGACTTGCTGCAAAATGCTACATCAACAACACATCATTCCCCTGCTGGTTCTCATGTTTGGGGACTCATGCTAGCTTTAGGCACTGCTCTCAGTTTCTCATTATGGTTTATAACACAG TCGAAGATGAGTCAGAATTTTCCGTGGCATTATTCAATTGCGGCGTTAACCTCTATAATGGGTGCAATTCAATCTTTTATATATGCTATTTGTACTGAGAGAGATTGGAGCCAGTGGAAGCTTGATTGGAATTTGAGACTTTTGACAGCAGCTTCCGCG ggtaTATTGGCCTCTGGAGTGTGTTTTGTTCTGTTGGCTTGGTGTGTGGGCATGAAAGGACCCTTGTATGTGTCTGCTTTTAACCCTCTAATGCTTGTTCTTGTGGCCTTCATTTCTTCGTTCGTATTGAACGAGTACATTACAGTCGGAAG TCTAACAGGAGCCGCGTTGATTGTTTGCGGATTATACATGTTATTATGGGGTAAGAGCAAAGAAGCGAGAAAAATGGATAATATGAATGGAATAGCTTCTGAAAATGTATATTGGATCCCTGATACCCCTGATAGCATTCCTGCAAACGCGTCACACCATGTCGGCGTTG GTGCTTGTGGTTCAGGAAACCAGTGGTAG